The sequence CCCTGGTCGGCTGGTTCCCCGCCTACGACCCGGCCTTCGCCAGATACTCCCCCGGCCTGATCCAGCACCTGAGGATGGCCGAGGCGGCTGCGGCGACCGGGATCCGCTCGATGGACCTCGGGGTCGGCACCGGTTCGGAGTACAAGGAGGCGCTGCGCAGCCGGGGCGAGCCGGTGACGGAGGGATGCGTGCGGCGGCGGTCGGCGGGCGCGGCGGCGCACTGGCTGCGCAGCGCGCCGGTCCGGCGGGTGCGGCAGTTCATCCTCGACACCCCGGCCCTGTACGGCGCGGCCGACCGGGCCATGAAGCGCTACGGCGGCCTGCGGACCCGGATGAGGGCCCGATGAGCACCGCACTTGAGTCGATCATGCGTGACCGCGTCGGCGCCGAGTGCCTTCACGTGCCCTCGGCCCGGTTCGGGCTCTATCTCGCCCTGCGGCACTGGTTCGAGGCGGGCGACCGGGTGCTGATCGCCCCGACCAACTGTGAGACCGTGCTGTTCGTCGCGCTCGCGGCGGGCCTGCGGCCGGTCATGGCGCCGGTGTCCGCCCTCGACGGCAACATCGACCCGTCCCGGGTGGACTGGAACGGCCTGGCCGGCGTCCTCACCACGCACCTGTACGGCCAGCCCGACCAGGTCGGCGGGCTACGGGCCGAATGCGACCGCCGCGGCCTGACACTGATCGACGACGCCGCGCACGCCATGCTGACGACGGTGGACGGCCGCCCGGCGGGCACCTTCGGCACGGCGGGGGTGTTCAGCCTGGCCAAGCACGGCAGGGCGATGTCCGGCGGGTTCCTCGCCGTGGAGGACCCCGGCGAGCTGCCGGAGCTGGCCAGGCTGCGTGACGGGCTGCTGCTCGACGGCGGGCTGCGCGGGCAGGTTCTCGGCACGCTCCGCCCGATGCTGCGGGAGACGGTCTACCGGACCGGGCTGGTCCGGCCGGTGTGGCGGGCGCTGCGGGCGCTCGGCGTGATCGAGTGGACGGGACACCGCCAGGCTCCCCGGGAGGAGGAGCTTCGGGCCGCCCTGGAGCCGGCGGCGGGACTCACCGCGCTCGACTACTGGATGAGGATCGATCTCGACGACTGGAGGATGCGGCAGGGGCCGCTGCTGCGCGGTTATCTCCGTTCCCGCTTCCGGGTGATCGACCGGGAGCGGGAGCGCCGGCTCGCGGGCGTCGAGCTGCTCCGCGGCCTGCCCTGGGCGGCGCGGGGCGTGCGTGAGGCGCCGCCTCAGCCGCTGCTGCGCGTCCCTCTGGTGGTCGAGGACCGTGACGGGGTCGTCGCCCGCCTGGAGCGGTACGGCGTCGTGCCCGGATTCATCTACGACCCGCCGCTGGACGACTATCTGGACCTTCTCGCGCCCGGCCCCACCCCCGAGATCGCACGCTGGTGGACGGGCCATGTGCTCCCCGTGGACCCGCTCCGCGCCGAACGTGTCGCCACGCTGCTGACCAGGCTGAATGTCCACGCGGCCGCCGAACCGGGACGGAACGCGTAAGGTCACTGACAGTGATCCGTCTGTGACGCCGACGATTCTCCTTATGCGGACCATAGCCGTCGGCAGCCACGATCCGGTAGAAAATTAATTAAAATTCAAACAAGCGGAAAGTCGCGACCCATGTTGACCATAACCGGTCTGCCGGCACCAGACGCCTGGATGATCACATGACTCTGCCCGGTAGGAGAAGGCCCGTCCGGACGGCGGGGAAGCTCTCGGTGTCGCGATGGATCCTCATCGGCCTGGCCGGTGCCCTCGTGGCCACGACGGGCATCTACGCGTGCACCTCCTCCGGTCGGCAGACCCCGGGCAGCGGGGCGCCGGTGGTGCCGGGAGCCCGGAGCACGCCCGGATCGTGCGCCCCGACCTCCAAGCTGGTGCCGCCCTGCGGGGCCTGGTGGGGCATGCACGTGCCGCCGGACGGCGACCGCAGGCTGGTTCCCGACGTGACCGCGATGGAGCAGAAGATCGGGCGCAGGCTCGACATCACCATCAGCTACCACGACATGTCCAACAGCGACGCCGGACGGTTCCTCCGCGACGACGAGAGCGATCTCGGCGCCGACCGCATCCTGTTCCTCGGCTGGGAGTCGCGGATCTGGGACGAGGACGTCGACATCGCCTGGCGCGACATCGCGGCCGGCCACTACGACCGGGCGATCGCCGACCAGGCCGCCCGGGTCAGGAAGTACGGCAGGCCGGTCCTGGTCGGCTTCGACGGGGAGAAGGACC comes from Streptosporangium roseum DSM 43021 and encodes:
- a CDS encoding DegT/DnrJ/EryC1/StrS family aminotransferase; its protein translation is MSTALESIMRDRVGAECLHVPSARFGLYLALRHWFEAGDRVLIAPTNCETVLFVALAAGLRPVMAPVSALDGNIDPSRVDWNGLAGVLTTHLYGQPDQVGGLRAECDRRGLTLIDDAAHAMLTTVDGRPAGTFGTAGVFSLAKHGRAMSGGFLAVEDPGELPELARLRDGLLLDGGLRGQVLGTLRPMLRETVYRTGLVRPVWRALRALGVIEWTGHRQAPREEELRAALEPAAGLTALDYWMRIDLDDWRMRQGPLLRGYLRSRFRVIDRERERRLAGVELLRGLPWAARGVREAPPQPLLRVPLVVEDRDGVVARLERYGVVPGFIYDPPLDDYLDLLAPGPTPEIARWWTGHVLPVDPLRAERVATLLTRLNVHAAAEPGRNA